A part of Streptomyces sp. NBC_01235 genomic DNA contains:
- a CDS encoding RICIN domain-containing protein, which yields MATAQAYNPTGGILYQLGSEPCLKGRGNCAIYPKSAELPSGRLVASFEKSTVVTETGSADKQTLPVYKSDDHGTTWQPLSEVKAPAYLSSDPRYAKYTSNWTNPYLYVLPQDVGNLKQGTLLLASVVSGDDYYYKEHKAADPNWTPSNDGDRKDLAIALYSSTDDGATWNVLNVVATGGWQGGSAGAVGQNIADANTNRQVDPVWEPYLMVHKGRLVCYYSDENDYTGFDATTGVATLDPANDTATDSHGQILAHKTWDGRSAAWSAPVVDVAGLTQNMGGGKTEIGSGRPGMANVVRTTDGKWLLTFEYWGGGVNTKYVLADDPLKFSTGSPTGTGVTALPLDAGSHALATGGSPVLIRLPGGRLVYNAAGSGNVWVNDSGRSDGAWKEYQTTSAAGYSRNLQYVEGTGRIAVLNNQGTSTIAYAEVDLGHSDGAYYQLFNRRTDQVIGTGNKTNDANIGNADVPDVRLEAPGSAANADTQFWHVVTEPNGGVSLLNKSGGRAAAIWTGNATASQKIGQWVDNSATGSWNLVRTSDGFYKLQSVRNTNLYLTGASAGAQLTLQNALTDGSQDWELVQ from the coding sequence AGCGAACCGTGCCTGAAGGGGCGGGGCAACTGCGCGATCTACCCGAAGTCGGCGGAGCTGCCCAGCGGGCGTCTGGTCGCGTCGTTCGAGAAGTCCACCGTCGTGACCGAGACGGGAAGCGCCGACAAGCAGACCCTCCCGGTCTACAAGAGCGACGACCACGGAACGACATGGCAGCCGTTGTCCGAGGTCAAGGCACCGGCGTATCTGTCCAGCGACCCCCGGTACGCGAAGTACACGAGCAACTGGACCAACCCGTACCTCTACGTCCTTCCGCAGGACGTCGGGAACCTGAAGCAGGGCACGCTGCTGCTGGCGAGCGTCGTGTCGGGCGACGACTACTACTACAAGGAGCACAAGGCAGCCGATCCGAACTGGACGCCGTCCAACGACGGCGACCGCAAGGACCTGGCGATCGCCCTGTACTCCAGCACCGACGACGGCGCGACGTGGAACGTCCTCAACGTCGTCGCGACCGGCGGCTGGCAGGGCGGCAGCGCCGGCGCGGTCGGCCAGAACATCGCGGACGCGAACACGAACAGGCAGGTGGACCCCGTCTGGGAGCCGTACCTGATGGTCCACAAGGGCCGGCTCGTCTGCTACTACTCCGACGAGAACGACTACACCGGCTTCGACGCGACCACCGGCGTCGCCACCCTGGACCCCGCGAACGACACCGCCACGGACTCGCATGGCCAGATCCTCGCCCACAAGACCTGGGACGGCCGTAGCGCGGCGTGGAGCGCTCCCGTCGTCGACGTCGCCGGACTGACGCAGAACATGGGCGGCGGCAAGACGGAGATCGGCAGCGGGCGGCCGGGCATGGCGAACGTCGTCCGCACGACGGACGGCAAGTGGCTGCTGACCTTCGAGTACTGGGGCGGAGGCGTCAACACCAAGTACGTGCTCGCCGACGACCCACTGAAGTTCTCCACCGGCTCTCCCACGGGCACGGGCGTCACCGCTTTGCCGCTCGACGCCGGTTCCCATGCCCTGGCGACAGGCGGCAGTCCGGTCCTCATCAGGCTTCCCGGCGGGCGCCTGGTCTACAACGCGGCCGGCAGCGGCAACGTCTGGGTCAACGACAGTGGACGCAGCGACGGCGCGTGGAAGGAGTACCAGACGACGTCGGCGGCCGGCTACAGCCGCAACCTGCAGTACGTCGAGGGCACCGGTCGTATCGCGGTCCTCAACAACCAGGGCACCTCCACGATCGCCTACGCCGAGGTCGACCTCGGCCACTCGGACGGCGCCTACTACCAGCTGTTCAACCGCAGGACCGACCAGGTGATCGGCACCGGGAACAAGACCAACGACGCCAACATCGGCAACGCGGACGTTCCCGACGTCCGGCTCGAGGCCCCCGGCTCGGCGGCGAACGCGGACACCCAGTTCTGGCACGTGGTCACCGAGCCGAACGGCGGCGTGAGCCTGCTGAACAAGTCGGGCGGCCGGGCCGCGGCCATCTGGACCGGCAACGCGACGGCCAGCCAGAAGATCGGCCAGTGGGTCGACAACAGCGCCACCGGCAGCTGGAACCTCGTCAGGACCAGTGACGGGTTCTACAAGCTGCAGTCCGTCAGGAACACGAACCTGTACCTGACCGGTGCGTCCGCCGGGGCGCAGCTGACCTTGCAGAACGCGCTCACGGACGGCTCGCAGGACTGGGAGCTCGTGCAGTAG
- a CDS encoding phosphoribosyltransferase: MQFRDRRQAGRKLADLLRAQQERGALPDPVVLALPRGGVTVAAEVAQVLGAPLDVLVVRKIGAPFQEELGVGAITGDDEALFDEDTLGRLGLSGSELAPVVERERTELRRRERLYREGRPAPDLRGRTVIVVDDGLATGVTARAALRSVRRRAPRQVVLAVPVGSPEAVRLLRAEADEVICLHQPVHFMAVGLWYEDFQQLSDADVLDALHTAAQR; the protein is encoded by the coding sequence ATGCAGTTCCGTGATCGAAGGCAGGCCGGACGCAAGCTGGCCGATCTGCTGCGGGCACAGCAGGAGCGGGGCGCCCTGCCCGACCCCGTCGTGCTCGCCCTGCCACGCGGCGGCGTCACCGTGGCCGCGGAGGTCGCGCAGGTACTCGGCGCCCCGCTGGACGTGCTCGTCGTGCGGAAGATCGGCGCCCCCTTCCAGGAGGAGCTCGGCGTCGGCGCCATCACCGGCGACGACGAGGCGCTCTTCGACGAGGACACCCTCGGCAGGCTTGGGCTCAGCGGGAGCGAGCTCGCCCCGGTGGTGGAGCGGGAACGCACGGAACTGCGTCGCCGCGAGCGGCTGTACCGAGAGGGCCGCCCCGCCCCCGACCTGCGGGGACGCACCGTGATCGTCGTGGACGACGGGCTGGCGACCGGCGTCACGGCCCGCGCCGCGCTGCGGTCCGTACGGCGCCGGGCGCCCCGGCAGGTCGTGCTGGCCGTGCCGGTCGGCTCGCCGGAGGCCGTGCGCCTGCTGCGCGCCGAGGCCGACGAGGTGATCTGCCTGCATCAACCGGTCCACTTCATGGCCGTCGGCCTGTGGTACGAGGACTTCCAGCAGCTCTCGGACGCGGACGTGCTGGACGCCCTGCACACGGCCGCCCAGCGGTGA
- a CDS encoding dienelactone hydrolase family protein produces the protein MISQLVRVPVDGAAMTGDLVVPTPARAVVLFAHGSGSSRHSPRNRMVAAELRTVGMGTLLIDLLTEREDIEDAATGVHRFDIPLLGHRVVGVIDWLAAQHDTRALPVVLFGASTGAAAALVAAAERPDQVLTVVSRGGRPDLAGPALEHVRAPVLFLVGGRDPEVLRLNREAARRLRVPHSLQVVPGATHLFEEPGALERVAEAAKEWCDDRLKLVPLREDGAPETGED, from the coding sequence ATGATCTCCCAACTGGTCCGGGTGCCCGTCGACGGTGCCGCGATGACGGGTGACCTCGTCGTACCGACACCGGCCCGAGCCGTGGTGCTGTTCGCCCACGGCAGCGGCAGCTCCCGGCACAGCCCGCGCAACCGCATGGTCGCCGCCGAACTGCGCACCGTCGGCATGGGCACCCTGTTGATCGATCTGCTCACCGAGCGCGAGGACATCGAGGACGCGGCGACGGGCGTGCACCGCTTCGACATACCGCTGCTGGGCCACCGCGTCGTCGGCGTCATCGACTGGCTGGCGGCCCAGCACGACACCCGGGCACTTCCCGTCGTGCTGTTCGGTGCCAGTACCGGCGCGGCAGCGGCTCTGGTGGCCGCCGCCGAGCGGCCGGACCAGGTCCTGACCGTCGTGTCACGCGGGGGGCGGCCCGACCTGGCGGGCCCGGCCCTGGAGCACGTACGGGCGCCGGTACTGTTCCTCGTGGGCGGCCGGGACCCGGAAGTGCTGCGGCTGAACCGGGAGGCGGCCCGCAGGCTGCGTGTTCCGCACTCCCTCCAGGTGGTGCCGGGCGCCACTCACCTGTTCGAGGAGCCCGGCGCGCTGGAGCGGGTCGCCGAGGCGGCGAAGGAGTGGTGCGACGACCGCCTGAAGCTCGTGCCTCTCAGGGAGGACGGAGCGCCCGAGACGGGGGAGGACTGA
- a CDS encoding archease — MVGDADDDIQARRQGESGHRTVPHTADIRVDAWGTSRERCLVEAALGMVECFADVTAVRPTAVERVRFTEAADDDLLAALLDEVVYRLEVHGQVPVDLEADATDGALDVRMAVAGLAEVEIIGAVPKAVAWHELHIGPDAYGWSCAVTVDV, encoded by the coding sequence ATGGTCGGCGACGCGGACGACGACATTCAGGCGCGGCGGCAGGGCGAGAGCGGCCACCGGACGGTGCCGCACACCGCCGACATCCGCGTCGACGCATGGGGCACGAGCCGCGAGCGCTGTCTGGTGGAGGCGGCGCTGGGGATGGTGGAGTGCTTCGCCGATGTCACGGCGGTGCGGCCCACCGCCGTGGAGCGGGTCCGGTTTACGGAGGCCGCCGACGACGATCTGCTGGCGGCGCTGCTGGACGAGGTCGTCTACCGGCTGGAGGTGCACGGCCAGGTGCCCGTCGATCTGGAGGCGGACGCCACGGACGGCGCCCTCGACGTGCGGATGGCGGTCGCCGGGCTGGCGGAGGTGGAGATCATCGGCGCCGTGCCGAAGGCCGTCGCATGGCACGAGCTGCACATCGGGCCCGACGCGTACGGCTGGTCGTGCGCGGTGACAGTCGACGTGTGA
- a CDS encoding RtcB family protein, with translation MELVEERPYRFRIERRGRMRVPGVVFASRDLLADAEQSLEQVVNVATLPGIVAASYAMPDIHWGYGFPIGGVAATDVDDGGVVSPGGVGFDISCGVRLLAADTDDQTLRSALPAVMDGLDRAVPRGAGPGGVWRLTGPGQLERILRGGSRYAVEEGYGEQRDLLRCEDGGAVGDADVRQVSQRARERGLGQVGSLGSANHFLEVQRVAEVYDDTVAAAFGIEPGQVCVMIHCGSRGLGHQICTDHVRAMDRAMARYGITVPDRQLACTPVDSPEGQAYLGAMAAAANYGRANRQLLSDAARRVFRDDAGVRLSLVYDVSHNLAKTEIHTVDGRRRRLCVHRKGATRAFPPGHPELPQDIREFGQPVLIPGTMGTASYVLAGVPGGGAFFSTCHGAGRVMSRHRAARTVTGEELRARLEAHGIAVRPRSLRGLSEETPEAYKDVGEVVAVSESAGLCRRVARLVPLGVVKG, from the coding sequence ATGGAGCTGGTGGAGGAGCGCCCCTACCGCTTCCGCATCGAACGCCGGGGACGGATGCGGGTGCCCGGCGTGGTGTTCGCCTCCCGTGACCTGCTGGCCGACGCCGAACAGTCGCTGGAGCAGGTCGTCAACGTGGCCACCCTGCCGGGCATCGTCGCCGCCTCGTACGCCATGCCGGACATCCACTGGGGCTACGGCTTCCCCATCGGCGGAGTGGCCGCGACCGACGTGGACGACGGCGGCGTGGTCTCGCCGGGCGGGGTCGGCTTCGACATCTCCTGCGGGGTGCGGCTGCTGGCAGCCGACACCGACGACCAAACGCTCCGGTCCGCGCTGCCCGCGGTCATGGACGGCCTGGACCGGGCGGTCCCACGCGGCGCGGGACCCGGCGGGGTGTGGCGGCTCACCGGCCCCGGGCAACTGGAGCGGATCCTGCGGGGCGGTTCCCGGTACGCCGTCGAGGAGGGGTACGGCGAGCAGCGCGACCTGCTGCGCTGCGAGGACGGCGGGGCGGTCGGCGACGCCGATGTGAGGCAGGTGAGTCAGCGGGCCAGGGAGCGCGGCCTCGGGCAGGTCGGCAGTCTGGGCTCCGCCAACCACTTCCTGGAGGTACAGCGGGTGGCCGAGGTCTACGACGACACGGTCGCCGCTGCCTTCGGGATCGAGCCCGGCCAGGTGTGCGTGATGATCCACTGCGGTTCGCGCGGCCTGGGACACCAGATCTGCACCGACCACGTCCGGGCGATGGACCGTGCGATGGCCCGCTACGGCATCACCGTGCCCGACCGGCAGCTCGCCTGCACCCCCGTCGATTCGCCGGAGGGACAGGCCTATCTGGGCGCGATGGCGGCGGCCGCCAACTACGGCCGCGCGAACCGCCAACTGCTGTCCGACGCCGCCCGCCGGGTCTTTCGCGATGACGCCGGCGTCCGTCTCTCCCTCGTGTACGACGTGTCCCACAACCTCGCCAAGACCGAGATCCACACGGTGGACGGCAGGCGCCGCCGGCTGTGCGTGCACCGCAAGGGCGCGACCCGTGCCTTCCCGCCCGGACACCCCGAACTGCCCCAGGATATAAGGGAGTTCGGGCAGCCGGTGCTGATTCCCGGCACCATGGGCACGGCATCCTACGTGCTCGCCGGAGTGCCCGGCGGCGGCGCGTTCTTCTCCACCTGCCATGGGGCGGGCCGGGTGATGAGCCGTCACCGGGCGGCGCGTACGGTCACCGGCGAGGAGCTGCGGGCCCGGCTGGAGGCGCACGGCATCGCGGTGCGTCCCCGGTCGTTGCGCGGTCTGTCCGAGGAGACCCCGGAGGCGTACAAGGACGTGGGCGAGGTGGTCGCGGTGAGCGAGAGCGCGGGACTGTGCCGCAGGGTGGCCCGGCTGGTGCCGCTGGGGGTGGTGAAGGGCTGA
- a CDS encoding CapA family protein, giving the protein MGGAVVTLFLCGDVMLGRGVDQILAHPGSPRLREGYVGDARDYVRLAESVNGPIPAPVAPSWPWGEALRLLAESVPDVRIVNLETSVTRCDAFAPGKAVHYRMHPANLPALTTARPDVCVLANNHVLDFGRPGLEETLDSLARAGLRTAGAGRGPDEAYAPAAVPVPGGGRVLVFGLGARSGGVPPDWAARPTLAGVSYLPELSAETAAAVVHHVRRTKRSGDLAVVSVHWGSNWGYRIPRDQIRFARALVDGGVDLVHGHSSHHPRPVEVYRDRLVLHGCGDFIDDYEGISGHEEYRDDLRIAYLVEVAADTGRLRGLRMVPLRARRMRLEPAPDADRAWLRATLDRISDGVRVTLAPDGTLALAPG; this is encoded by the coding sequence ATGGGCGGCGCTGTCGTGACGCTGTTCCTGTGCGGCGATGTGATGCTCGGGCGCGGCGTCGATCAGATCCTTGCGCATCCCGGCAGTCCTCGACTGCGGGAGGGCTACGTGGGCGACGCCCGGGACTACGTCCGGCTGGCGGAGTCCGTCAACGGGCCGATACCCGCTCCCGTCGCCCCCTCCTGGCCGTGGGGCGAGGCGCTGCGGTTGCTGGCGGAGAGCGTCCCGGACGTCAGGATCGTCAACCTGGAGACGTCCGTCACGCGCTGCGACGCCTTCGCGCCCGGCAAGGCGGTCCACTACCGGATGCACCCGGCCAACCTGCCCGCTCTCACGACGGCCCGGCCCGACGTCTGCGTCCTGGCCAACAATCACGTGCTGGACTTCGGCCGCCCCGGCCTGGAGGAGACGCTCGACTCCCTGGCCCGCGCGGGCCTGCGGACGGCGGGGGCCGGACGCGGCCCCGACGAGGCCTACGCGCCCGCCGCGGTGCCCGTCCCGGGTGGCGGCCGGGTGCTCGTGTTCGGCCTCGGGGCGCGGTCCGGCGGCGTACCGCCCGACTGGGCGGCGAGACCGACACTGGCCGGCGTCTCCTACCTGCCCGAGCTGTCGGCGGAGACGGCCGCCGCGGTGGTCCACCATGTGCGGCGGACGAAGCGCTCGGGCGACCTCGCGGTCGTGTCGGTGCACTGGGGTTCCAACTGGGGATACCGCATCCCCCGCGATCAGATCCGCTTCGCGCGCGCCCTGGTGGACGGCGGCGTCGATCTCGTCCACGGCCATTCCTCACACCATCCCCGCCCTGTCGAGGTGTACCGCGACCGGCTCGTCCTGCACGGCTGCGGGGACTTCATCGACGACTACGAGGGCATCTCCGGCCACGAGGAGTACCGCGACGATCTGCGGATCGCCTACCTCGTCGAGGTGGCGGCGGACACGGGCCGGCTGAGGGGCCTGCGCATGGTGCCCCTGCGGGCCCGGCGCATGCGGCTGGAACCCGCGCCGGACGCGGACCGCGCCTGGCTGCGCGCGACGCTGGACAGAATCAGTGACGGCGTACGCGTCACTCTGGCCCCGGACGGCACGCTCGCCCTGGCGCCCGGGTGA
- a CDS encoding DUF6479 family protein, whose protein sequence is MTSYEVAAEGSVFGVVAVLVGGLVITGALIWAVRLGIKVRRDEPRPPRRSEQPTRPASGSAHDGREMREPDEMPRAADGSERLTPHRLNASGTKRSEDQTRPRWDSGTGGSFGGGGPGRT, encoded by the coding sequence ATGACGTCCTACGAAGTGGCAGCGGAGGGTTCCGTGTTCGGCGTGGTGGCCGTGCTCGTCGGTGGTCTCGTGATCACCGGTGCGCTGATCTGGGCCGTTCGCCTGGGCATCAAGGTACGGCGAGACGAGCCACGGCCTCCCCGGCGCAGCGAGCAGCCCACGCGGCCGGCGTCCGGCTCCGCCCACGACGGGCGGGAGATGCGGGAACCGGACGAGATGCCCCGCGCCGCCGACGGGAGCGAGCGCCTGACACCCCACCGACTCAACGCCTCCGGCACCAAACGCAGCGAGGACCAGACCCGCCCGCGCTGGGACTCCGGAACCGGCGGATCGTTCGGCGGGGGCGGTCCGGGCAGGACGTGA
- the ctaD gene encoding aa3-type cytochrome oxidase subunit I encodes MTELSERADEDRSRAASPHSLGRTLLRWAATTDHKVIGRLYMVTAFCFFLFAGLLALAMRAELARPGLQFTSEQGYNQLFTIHGTIMMLLFATPMFAGFANAVMPLQIGAPDVAFPRLNALSYWMYLFGGLMVVSGFVVPGGAAAFGWFAYAPLNSEYHSPGAGGDLWVMGLVVTGVSTTLGAVNFVTTIMCLRAPGMTMFRMPIFTWNVLFTSILVLPAFPVLTAALLALESDRKFGSHVFDATNGGAILWQHLFWFFGHPEVYIVALPFFGIISEIIPVFARKPLFGYLPMIGATIAITMLSAVVWAHHMFATGAVLLPFFSLMSFLIAVPTGIKFFAWIGTMHRGSLSFETPMLWALGFLVSFLLGGLSGVLIASPPLDFHLTDSYFIVAHLHYVLFGTVVFAMFAGFYFWWPKFTGRMLDERLGKLHFWLLFPAFQLTFLVQHWLGEEGMPRRYADYLPSDGFTLLNTLSSVGAFLLGVSTLPFLYNVWYTARHGRPVTEDDPWGYGRALEWATACPPPRHNFAALPRVRSESPAFDLHHPAVVQRAREEGLR; translated from the coding sequence ATGACCGAACTGTCGGAACGCGCCGACGAGGACCGGAGCCGCGCCGCCTCCCCGCACTCCCTCGGCCGTACGCTGCTGCGCTGGGCGGCCACCACCGACCACAAGGTGATCGGCCGCCTGTACATGGTCACGGCGTTCTGCTTCTTCCTCTTCGCCGGTCTGCTGGCGCTGGCGATGCGCGCCGAACTGGCCCGTCCGGGGCTTCAGTTCACCAGCGAGCAGGGGTACAACCAGCTCTTCACCATCCACGGCACGATCATGATGCTGCTCTTCGCGACGCCGATGTTCGCCGGGTTCGCGAACGCCGTGATGCCGCTGCAGATCGGGGCACCGGACGTGGCCTTCCCCCGGCTGAACGCGCTGTCGTACTGGATGTACCTGTTCGGCGGCCTGATGGTGGTGTCGGGGTTCGTGGTGCCGGGTGGCGCGGCGGCGTTCGGCTGGTTCGCGTACGCGCCGCTGAACAGCGAATACCACTCCCCCGGCGCGGGCGGCGACCTGTGGGTGATGGGGCTCGTGGTCACCGGTGTGTCGACCACCCTGGGCGCGGTCAACTTCGTCACCACGATCATGTGTCTGCGCGCTCCGGGGATGACCATGTTCCGGATGCCGATCTTCACCTGGAACGTGCTGTTCACCTCGATCCTGGTGCTGCCCGCGTTCCCCGTGCTCACCGCGGCGCTGCTGGCGCTGGAGTCGGACCGGAAGTTCGGCAGCCACGTCTTCGACGCGACGAACGGGGGCGCGATCCTCTGGCAGCACCTGTTCTGGTTCTTCGGGCATCCCGAGGTGTACATCGTGGCGCTGCCGTTCTTCGGGATCATCTCGGAGATCATCCCCGTGTTCGCGCGCAAGCCCCTGTTCGGCTACCTGCCGATGATCGGCGCGACGATCGCGATCACCATGCTGTCCGCGGTGGTCTGGGCGCACCACATGTTCGCCACGGGAGCGGTGCTGCTGCCGTTCTTCTCGCTGATGTCGTTCTTGATCGCGGTGCCCACCGGCATCAAGTTCTTCGCGTGGATCGGCACCATGCACCGGGGATCCCTGTCGTTCGAGACGCCCATGCTGTGGGCGCTGGGCTTCCTGGTGTCGTTCCTGCTCGGCGGGCTGAGCGGGGTGCTCATCGCGTCCCCGCCGCTCGACTTCCACCTCACCGACTCGTACTTCATCGTGGCGCACCTGCACTACGTGCTGTTCGGCACCGTGGTCTTCGCGATGTTCGCCGGGTTCTACTTCTGGTGGCCGAAGTTCACGGGGCGGATGCTGGACGAGCGGCTGGGCAAGCTGCACTTCTGGCTGCTGTTCCCGGCGTTCCAGCTGACGTTCCTGGTGCAGCACTGGCTCGGCGAGGAGGGCATGCCCCGCCGGTACGCCGACTACCTCCCGTCCGACGGCTTCACGCTGCTGAACACGCTGTCGTCGGTGGGCGCCTTCCTGCTCGGGGTGTCCACCCTGCCGTTCCTGTACAACGTGTGGTACACGGCGCGTCACGGGCGGCCCGTCACCGAGGACGACCCGTGGGGGTACGGGCGCGCACTGGAGTGGGCGACGGCGTGTCCGCCGCCCCGGCACAACTTCGCGGCGCTGCCGCGGGTGCGGTCGGAGTCCCCGGCCTTCGATCTGCACCATCCGGCAGTCGTGCAGCGGGCACGTGAGGAGGGTCTGCGATGA
- the ctaF gene encoding aa3-type cytochrome oxidase subunit IV, translating into MRTEAWLFGGVAAFFGGSAVLYAVWSHADPAGTAALIVACLMAAVISFFCATHYRRKGLRPQDRGDAEVAEGAGPLEFFPPESHWPVVVAAGFAVAATGVVYGLWLFLIGVGVLGAGVFGMVFQYADRGSGRVG; encoded by the coding sequence ATGAGGACCGAGGCGTGGCTCTTCGGCGGTGTCGCCGCCTTCTTCGGGGGCTCAGCCGTGCTCTACGCGGTGTGGTCGCACGCCGATCCGGCCGGTACGGCGGCGCTGATCGTCGCATGCCTCATGGCCGCGGTGATCTCGTTCTTCTGCGCGACGCACTACCGGCGCAAGGGACTGCGTCCTCAGGACCGCGGGGACGCCGAAGTCGCCGAGGGCGCCGGGCCGCTGGAGTTCTTCCCGCCCGAGAGCCACTGGCCGGTCGTCGTCGCCGCCGGGTTCGCCGTCGCCGCGACCGGGGTGGTGTACGGGCTGTGGCTGTTCCTCATCGGCGTCGGCGTGCTGGGAGCCGGAGTGTTCGGAATGGTCTTCCAGTACGCCGACCGGGGCTCCGGCCGGGTGGGCTGA
- the qcrB gene encoding cytochrome bc1 complex cytochrome b subunit produces MTGAPVRGRRSVEGERGSAVRRAADATDERLPLYDGGGALLRKAFPHHWSFFLGELALYSLIVLLLTGVWLTFFFQPEMREVVYDGRYVPLSGVRMSAAFDSTLRISFDVRGGLLIRQVHHWAALVFVAAIGTHLLRIFFTGAFRRPREMNWVIGVTLFVLALAEGFAGYSLPDDLLSGTGLRIAQGIMLSIPVVGTYVSMFVFGGEFPGQDIVPRLYGLHILLLPGALIALVTVHLILVFHLKHTHWRGPGRTNANAVGKPFVPHFTASSGGLFLMVFGVLTLMSGLAQINPVWVYGPYRPDVVSIGSQPDFYVGFLEGALRLVPPWETELAGHTLMWNVLLPAVVLPGLFFTVLYAYPFVEQRLTGEWREERHLCDRPRERPVRTGLGVAGIVFYGVLLLGGGNDIVAQTFRISVNVLTWILRVALVVGPVLAFLLSRRLCHALLAAERERLTVGEETGEVRQSVAGGYESDHRPVERFRPGAPRTPISPPGRSPGRRTGRPFRTLRLPARRRR; encoded by the coding sequence ATGACCGGAGCACCGGTGCGAGGGAGGCGGTCCGTGGAGGGTGAGCGCGGCAGCGCGGTCCGCAGGGCCGCCGACGCGACCGATGAGCGGCTGCCGCTGTACGACGGGGGCGGCGCACTGCTGCGCAAGGCGTTCCCCCACCACTGGTCGTTCTTCCTCGGCGAACTGGCCCTCTACAGCCTGATCGTCCTGCTGCTGACCGGGGTGTGGCTGACTTTCTTCTTCCAGCCCGAGATGCGCGAGGTCGTCTACGACGGCCGGTACGTGCCCCTGAGCGGCGTCCGCATGTCCGCGGCCTTCGACTCGACCCTGCGCATCAGCTTCGACGTGCGCGGCGGACTCCTCATCCGGCAGGTGCACCACTGGGCGGCCCTGGTGTTCGTCGCCGCGATCGGCACGCATCTGCTGCGGATCTTCTTCACGGGCGCCTTCCGCAGGCCGCGGGAGATGAACTGGGTCATCGGCGTCACGCTGTTCGTACTCGCCCTGGCCGAGGGGTTCGCGGGCTACTCGCTCCCGGACGACCTGCTCTCCGGCACGGGCCTGCGCATCGCGCAGGGCATCATGCTCTCCATCCCGGTGGTGGGCACGTACGTCAGCATGTTCGTGTTCGGCGGCGAGTTCCCCGGTCAGGACATCGTGCCCCGGCTGTACGGCCTGCACATCCTGCTCCTGCCCGGTGCGCTGATCGCGCTGGTCACCGTCCATCTGATCCTCGTCTTCCACCTGAAGCACACGCACTGGCGCGGCCCGGGCAGGACGAACGCCAACGCCGTCGGCAAGCCGTTCGTCCCCCACTTCACGGCGTCCTCGGGCGGCCTGTTCCTGATGGTCTTCGGCGTGCTGACCCTGATGAGCGGGCTCGCCCAGATCAACCCCGTGTGGGTGTACGGCCCCTACCGCCCGGACGTCGTGTCGATCGGCTCCCAGCCCGACTTCTACGTCGGCTTCCTGGAGGGCGCGCTACGGCTCGTACCGCCCTGGGAGACCGAGCTCGCCGGACACACCCTGATGTGGAACGTCCTGCTGCCGGCCGTCGTCCTGCCCGGGCTGTTCTTCACCGTCCTGTACGCGTATCCGTTCGTGGAGCAGCGGCTCACGGGGGAGTGGCGGGAGGAACGGCATCTCTGCGACCGGCCGCGGGAACGGCCCGTGCGCACCGGGCTCGGCGTCGCCGGGATCGTCTTCTACGGCGTCCTGCTGCTGGGCGGCGGCAACGACATCGTGGCCCAGACGTTCCGTATCTCCGTCAACGTCCTCACCTGGATCCTGCGCGTTGCCCTCGTCGTGGGCCCGGTCCTGGCCTTCCTGCTCAGCCGGCGCCTGTGCCACGCCCTGCTGGCCGCGGAGCGGGAACGCCTCACCGTGGGCGAGGAGACCGGCGAGGTGCGCCAGTCCGTGGCCGGCGGCTACGAGAGCGACCACCGGCCGGTGGAGAGGTTCCGCCCCGGCGCCCCCAGGACACCGATCAGCCCACCCGGCCGGAGCCCCGGTCGGCGTACTGGAAGACCATTCCGAACACTCCGGCTCCCAGCACGCCGACGCCGATGA
- a CDS encoding ArsR/SmtB family transcription factor: protein MQVPLYQAKAEFFRMLGHPVRIRVLELLQGGPVAVRDLLTEIEIEPSSLSQQLAVLRRSGIVVSIREGSTVSYALAGGDVAELLRAARRILTELLAGQNELLAELRQAELPLSVPQGGPGRT, encoded by the coding sequence ATGCAGGTTCCCCTCTACCAGGCCAAGGCCGAGTTCTTCCGCATGCTCGGGCACCCCGTGCGCATCCGGGTCCTCGAACTGCTGCAGGGCGGCCCCGTCGCCGTGCGGGACCTGCTCACCGAGATCGAGATCGAACCGTCCAGTCTGTCCCAGCAGTTGGCGGTGTTGCGCCGGTCCGGCATCGTGGTGTCGATCCGGGAGGGGTCGACGGTCAGCTACGCGCTCGCGGGCGGTGACGTGGCCGAGTTACTGCGGGCCGCCCGCCGTATCCTCACCGAACTCCTCGCGGGGCAGAACGAGTTGCTGGCCGAGCTGCGCCAGGCCGAGCTGCCCCTGTCGGTGCCGCAGGGCGGCCCCGGCCGGACGTGA